Below is a window of Oncorhynchus keta strain PuntledgeMale-10-30-2019 unplaced genomic scaffold, Oket_V2 Un_contig_751_pilon_pilon, whole genome shotgun sequence DNA.
acacacactgtgcctcCACTGAGGCTTTCATTTGAAACAGCAGCTATTGAAATAAAACAGTCATTCCATCTTTCCCTACAGGGTTGTTGTTGCTTGCCTGGGCAATAGTCTCTAGTCATTACCTTCGTGTTCATTCATCAAACTGAACCGAAGACGAgaataacacaacacattacgaTGATGAATAGGCGATTTCTACAATATTCACTTTCAAAATTCGCTGGCTGCGCTTTTAACTTAAAGCCATCATGTACCGGGAGCCTATGCTTCTTAAACGATGCTTTGTGCCAAGACGTTACCCGTTGACGGATTTGCAAATTCACATTCCACCCGTTGCCCACTAGTTGACTATTTCATTCACGGGATATGTGAAATATTTTATTTCTCTCCGGAGTGTGGGTTGACTGGGGCTTCATGCTCGTGTTTGCACGGGGCTGGGGCAGTGGCTCGAGCGCCACCACCGCTTGATGGCTCGTGTTGTTAGTAAAGAGAAGGGTCCGGGCAGGTCCGTGGGACGGTGCGCGCTGGCTGGCATTCCCGTGCCCCAATCAGGAGTAACCTCGTCGGGTGTCTGCGGACACTATTGGTTGGTGGGAAAAGATGCTGTGCGCAAAACCAACCCCGCTCCCCTTCACTCGCTTTACaggagtggagcagagaggatCATCCGCTTTCCTTGCTGCTCAGCCGCACTGAttatagagcgagagagaaaaagcgagagagaaagtaCAATTTGTCGTTTATTTACATGTTGGCAAACCGTGTTCAAGTTTAGGATTTTAGGCGAATGGTGCTTTCTGGAGTTATGCATTCGTGAAGGAACGTTTTGACATTTTTATGGCACTTAGTTGGGACTTGTGAGGATTCCATCTGTGGGTGAGGATTGTAATTATGGTCTACACGTCTTGCCTCCCTCTGCCTGCTGAGATGTTGGCGCTTCGGCCAAAATTCACAAACCTGGACtgaatatatatgttttttgcTGAAAGAAGAGAGGATCAAATGGCCGTGATTCTCACGACTCAAATACAGGAATGCTTTCCGGTTGACACGACGACGCAAAGAGCGAAAGAAGGAATAGCTGATTTGGGTTTGGGTAGCAGCCGTAGTTTTATTTTCATTATTGCAGCTTTTGATTCTGCCTTATTCCTGCGAACCGAAGCTGGGATGGGAAATGCTTAGTTCGCGTAAGAAATCGGAATAATACCCACGACATATATCCAAGTGCActtgagagaggaagagtgagaggagtGGAAATGGTTTTGTTATTCCCGCTCCTTCTCTCGGTCTTGCTGGATGGAGCCGTGTGCCAGCTGCGCTTCTCTCTTCCGGAGGAGCAGGAACACGGGACCGTCATTGGGAATATCGCGGAGGATTTGGGGTTGGACATCACCAAACTTTCCGCCCGCCGCTTCCAGACTGTGCCCAGCTCGCGGAACCCTTACTTGGATGTGAACCTGGAGAACGGGAATCTTTATGTTAAGGAGAAAATAGACCGGGAGGAGATATGCAGGCAGACAGTACCGTGCAACCTGCACCTCGAGGTGTTTCTGGAGAACCCGCTCGAGCTTTTCCGCGTGGAGATCGAGGTGATGGATATCAACGACAATCCCCCCACTTTCCCCGAGACAGACATCACTGTGGAGATAACGGAAAGTGCCACCCCAGGTACCCGGTTCCCGGTGGAGAATGCTTTCGACCCAGACGTCGGGACTAACGCGCTCAGCACCTACGCCATAACGAACAATAACTATTTTTACCTGGATGTTCAGACACAGAGCGACGGGAACAAGTTTGCGGAGTTAGTGCTGGAAAAACCACTAGACCGGGAGCAGCAGGCGGTGCATCGGTACGTGCTCACCGCAGTAGACGGAGGTGTGCCACAACGGACGGGCACCGCGCTCCTGGTCGTTAAAGTCCTGGATTCCAACGATAACGCACCCGTCTTCGACCAGTCGGTGTACACTGTGAGCCTACGGGAGAATTCACCAGTGGGCACTCTGGTTATTCAGCTGAACGCCACTGATATAGATGAAGGGCAGAACGGAGAGATAGTGTATTCATTCAGTAACCACAACCCGGCGCGGGTAAAGGATCTGTTTAAAATCGATGCCAGGACGGGGAGAATAGAGGTGTCTGGGGAAGTGGACTATGAGGAGAGCAGTACCCACCAAATATATGTCCAGGCTAAAGACCTGGGAGCAAACGCTGTGCCCGCGCACTGCAAAGTCATGGTCAAACTGGTCGACGTTAACGACAACACACCGGAGATCAGTTTCAGCACGGTGACCGAGTCTGTGAGCGAACAGGACGCCCCGGGCACCGTCATAGCCCTCTTCAGCGTCACCGACCGGGACTCGGGCGACAACGGGCTGGTAAGCTGCGAGATTTTGGGTGACGTTCCTTTCAAACTCAAATCTTCATTTAAAAACTACTACACCATAGTAACGGATGGAATATTAGACAGAGAAAACGCAGATTCGTACACAATCACCGTTGTAGCCAAAGACCAGGGGCTCCCCTCCCTCGCCACGAGCAAATCCATCAAGGTACATGTTTCCGACGAGAACGATAATGCACCCCGCTTCACGCAGCCAGTTTACGACGTGTATGTGACGGAGAATAATGTACCAGGTGCTTTTATTCACGCGGTGAGCGCCGTGGACCCTGACGTCGGTCCGAACGCCCTCATTACCTACTCCATATTGGAGTGTGACATTCAGGGCATGTCCGTCGACACCTATGTGTCAATCAACCAGGACACTGGTTACCTTTATGCACTGCGTTCATTCGACTATGAACAGTTGAAAGAGTTTAGCTTTATGGTGCAGGCCAAAGACTCCGGGAGCCCAGAGCTCTCCTCCAACAGCACCGTTAATGTCATTATTGTGGACCAGAATGACAACGCGCCGTCGGTGATAGCCCCTATCGGTAAGAACGGCACCGCCAAAGAACACCTGCCGCGCACCGCCGAGCCGGGCTACCTGGTCACGCGTATTGTCGCCATGGACGCAGATGATGGCGAGAACGCACGGCTCTCCTACAGCATTCTGCGTGGCAACGAGATGGGCATGTTCCGCATGGACTGGCGGACGGGGGAGCTGCGCACAGCACGCCGCGTCTTCACCAAGCGCGACCCACAGGGCTCCTACGACCTGCTGATTGAGGTGAGGGACCACGGCCAGCCGCCACTCTCCTCCTCGGCTAGCGTGAGTGTGATCCTGGTGGATAGTGTGGTAGATGGACGGAGTGGAGACCGAGGAGGATCTTCCTCCAAGTCCAAAGAGACCTCTTTGGATCTCACCCTCATCCTCATCATCGCCTTGGGTGCCGTCTCCTTCATCTTCCTCCTGGCTATGATCGTGCTGGCTGTGCGCTGCCAGAAAGACAAGAAGCTGGACCTGTACACGTGCCTCATGGCGGGGGAGTGTTGCCTGTGCTGCAGCCCGTGTTGCTCGCGCCAGGCGCACGGCAGGAAACAGAAGAAGCTCAGCAAGTCGGACATCATGCTGGTCCAGAGTACCAACGTCACCACCGGTGTGGGCGCTGTGGGCCAGGTGCCTGTGGAGGAGTCTGGTGTCAGCGGAGTCGGGATGGGAGGTGGGTTTGGTTCCCATCATCAGAACCAGAACTCCTACTGCTACCAGGTGTGTCTGACACCGGAGAGCGCTAAAACGGACCTGATGTTCCTCAAACCATGCAGCCCCTCGCGCAGCACCGACACGGACCACACCAACCCCTGTGGGGCCATAGTGGCCGGGTACAGCGACCAGCAACCGGACATCTTATCCAACGGGAGCATCCTCTCCAATGAGGTAAGGCTTGGTTTCTATtagcattggtgtgtgtgtgtgagtgtgagtgtctgTAATTGAAATGCACGCTGTGCATGAGACTATTGGGACAAAGAAAGATTGTTTGGGTATCTGTGTGTTTAACTCCTTTTATCTTTAATATCTGCGTCGTGTGAACATTTTCAGGGGAAACAAAGTGCACGACTTTGTTTGGTTTTCACATAAATGAATATTATTGAAGTAAAGTGTGTGTTGAGCCAGAGAACATTGATGTGATTGAATGCATTAAAGAACAACACAGCCAGGTGTGTTTTGGATTCCAGAGGACTTGAACTACGCTGTGATCCTCCATGCCATTAATGAAAGGACAATCAATACACCTTTCAGCGCCCCCTGGCAGTCAGTCTATAATGCTTTAATGAGGAGGATTATAACACAACACGTCATctgtaatgtaaatgtcataaAGACGTTGTGTTATTGGTCTACAGTGTCGAGGTTCAACCCCAATACGTATTTAACTAACAAATCCGGTGATAGGATGGATGGTACATCTGTTTGCAGATGTATAGAGCACAGCCTACCAATAGAATCTGAAGGCACAGGTGCCTCTTCGATGTAGTCATTTTCTAGCTGCATGAAAACATACAAGACGTGTCTCCTCCTACTCAGAATTGATGACATTTATATTGAGTTTGGGCCAGGAGTGCCTCTCAGAGCAAATGAAGCCTACATGAATACCCTCCTGTGTGCTTCCAAGGGGCTGGGGTGAGCTGCAGAGTCAGTGTGGTTATTATGTCTACTGTGGCTGGAGAGAgtaccagccagtcagccagtgaaccagtcagtcagccagtgaaccagtcagtcagccagtgaaacagtcagccagtgaaccagtcagtcagccagtgaaccaaccagtcagccagtgaaCCTGCCAGCCAGtgaaccagccagtcagtcattgaaccagtcagtcagtcagtcagtcagtgaaccaaccagtcagccagtgaaccaaccagtcagccagtgaaCCTGCCAGCCAGtgaaccagccagtcagt
It encodes the following:
- the LOC118382219 gene encoding protocadherin-10-like isoform X5; the encoded protein is MVLLFPLLLSVLLDGAVCQLRFSLPEEQEHGTVIGNIAEDLGLDITKLSARRFQTVPSSRNPYLDVNLENGNLYVKEKIDREEICRQTVPCNLHLEVFLENPLELFRVEIEVMDINDNPPTFPETDITVEITESATPGTRFPVENAFDPDVGTNALSTYAITNNNYFYLDVQTQSDGNKFAELVLEKPLDREQQAVHRYVLTAVDGGVPQRTGTALLVVKVLDSNDNAPVFDQSVYTVSLRENSPVGTLVIQLNATDIDEGQNGEIVYSFSNHNPARVKDLFKIDARTGRIEVSGEVDYEESSTHQIYVQAKDLGANAVPAHCKVMVKLVDVNDNTPEISFSTVTESVSEQDAPGTVIALFSVTDRDSGDNGLVSCEILGDVPFKLKSSFKNYYTIVTDGILDRENADSYTITVVAKDQGLPSLATSKSIKVHVSDENDNAPRFTQPVYDVYVTENNVPGAFIHAVSAVDPDVGPNALITYSILECDIQGMSVDTYVSINQDTGYLYALRSFDYEQLKEFSFMVQAKDSGSPELSSNSTVNVIIVDQNDNAPSVIAPIGKNGTAKEHLPRTAEPGYLVTRIVAMDADDGENARLSYSILRGNEMGMFRMDWRTGELRTARRVFTKRDPQGSYDLLIEVRDHGQPPLSSSASVSVILVDSVVDGRSGDRGGSSSKSKETSLDLTLILIIALGAVSFIFLLAMIVLAVRCQKDKKLDLYTCLMAGECCLCCSPCCSRQAHGRKQKKLSKSDIMLVQSTNVTTGVGAVGQVPVEESGVSGVGMGGGFGSHHQNQNSYCYQVCLTPESAKTDLMFLKPCSPSRSTDTDHTNPCGAIVAGYSDQQPDILSNGSILSNENKHQRTELSYLVDRPRRVNSSAFQEADIVSSKDSGHGDSEQGDSDHDATNRGHAGTDLFSNCTEECKALGHSDRCWMPAFVAGDGRQGTGGDYRSNLHVPGMDSVPNTEPTKGFASSFRVDLPETA
- the LOC118382219 gene encoding protocadherin-10-like isoform X2 is translated as MVLLFPLLLSVLLDGAVCQLRFSLPEEQEHGTVIGNIAEDLGLDITKLSARRFQTVPSSRNPYLDVNLENGNLYVKEKIDREEICRQTVPCNLHLEVFLENPLELFRVEIEVMDINDNPPTFPETDITVEITESATPGTRFPVENAFDPDVGTNALSTYAITNNNYFYLDVQTQSDGNKFAELVLEKPLDREQQAVHRYVLTAVDGGVPQRTGTALLVVKVLDSNDNAPVFDQSVYTVSLRENSPVGTLVIQLNATDIDEGQNGEIVYSFSNHNPARVKDLFKIDARTGRIEVSGEVDYEESSTHQIYVQAKDLGANAVPAHCKVMVKLVDVNDNTPEISFSTVTESVSEQDAPGTVIALFSVTDRDSGDNGLVSCEILGDVPFKLKSSFKNYYTIVTDGILDRENADSYTITVVAKDQGLPSLATSKSIKVHVSDENDNAPRFTQPVYDVYVTENNVPGAFIHAVSAVDPDVGPNALITYSILECDIQGMSVDTYVSINQDTGYLYALRSFDYEQLKEFSFMVQAKDSGSPELSSNSTVNVIIVDQNDNAPSVIAPIGKNGTAKEHLPRTAEPGYLVTRIVAMDADDGENARLSYSILRGNEMGMFRMDWRTGELRTARRVFTKRDPQGSYDLLIEVRDHGQPPLSSSASVSVILVDSVVDGRSGDRGGSSSKSKETSLDLTLILIIALGAVSFIFLLAMIVLAVRCQKDKKLDLYTCLMAGECCLCCSPCCSRQAHGRKQKKLSKSDIMLVQSTNVTTGVGAVGQVPVEESGVSGVGMGGGFGSHHQNQNSYCYQVCLTPESAKTDLMFLKPCSPSRSTDTDHTNPCGAIVAGYSDQQPDILSNGSILSNENKHQRTELSYLVDRPRRVNSSAFQEADIVSSKDSGHGDSEQGDSDHDATNRGHADLFSNCTEECKALGHSDRCWMPAFVAGDGRQGTGGDYRSNLHVPGMDSVPNTEVPATAASGHHDNDLTLTSDLTTSDRSFSTFGKDGGGCTTLPRSMHHLHHHHHHLHQSHQLHVQHNSPARATATTTTDTRLERKDYESLRGTLPLPYKPTFCEYEYQTTSLEPYDFGLVHYPY
- the LOC118382219 gene encoding protocadherin-10-like isoform X3 codes for the protein MVLLFPLLLSVLLDGAVCQLRFSLPEEQEHGTVIGNIAEDLGLDITKLSARRFQTVPSSRNPYLDVNLENGNLYVKEKIDREEICRQTVPCNLHLEVFLENPLELFRVEIEVMDINDNPPTFPETDITVEITESATPGTRFPVENAFDPDVGTNALSTYAITNNNYFYLDVQTQSDGNKFAELVLEKPLDREQQAVHRYVLTAVDGGVPQRTGTALLVVKVLDSNDNAPVFDQSVYTVSLRENSPVGTLVIQLNATDIDEGQNGEIVYSFSNHNPARVKDLFKIDARTGRIEVSGEVDYEESSTHQIYVQAKDLGANAVPAHCKVMVKLVDVNDNTPEISFSTVTESVSEQDAPGTVIALFSVTDRDSGDNGLVSCEILGDVPFKLKSSFKNYYTIVTDGILDRENADSYTITVVAKDQGLPSLATSKSIKVHVSDENDNAPRFTQPVYDVYVTENNVPGAFIHAVSAVDPDVGPNALITYSILECDIQGMSVDTYVSINQDTGYLYALRSFDYEQLKEFSFMVQAKDSGSPELSSNSTVNVIIVDQNDNAPSVIAPIGKNGTAKEHLPRTAEPGYLVTRIVAMDADDGENARLSYSILRGNEMGMFRMDWRTGELRTARRVFTKRDPQGSYDLLIEVRDHGQPPLSSSASVSVILVDSVVDGRSGDRGGSSSKSKETSLDLTLILIIALGAVSFIFLLAMIVLAVRCQKDKKLDLYTCLMAGECCLCCSPCCSRQAHGRKQKKLSKSDIMLVQSTNVTTGVGAVGQVPVEESGVSGVGMGGGFGSHHQNQNSYCYQVCLTPESAKTDLMFLKPCSPSRSTDTDHTNPCGAIVAGYSDQQPDILSNGSILSNENKHQRTELSYLVDRPRRVNSSAFQEADIVSSKDSGHGDSEQGDSDHDATNRGHAGTDLFSNCTEECKALGHSDRCWMPAFVAGDGRQGTGGDYRSNLHVPGMDSVPNTEVPATAASGHHDNDLTLTSDLTTSDRSFSTFGKDGGGCTTLPRSMHHLHHHHHHLHQSHQLHVQHNSPARATATTTTDTRLERKDYESLRGTLPLPYKPTFSHKRIC
- the LOC118382219 gene encoding protocadherin-10-like isoform X6; this translates as MVLLFPLLLSVLLDGAVCQLRFSLPEEQEHGTVIGNIAEDLGLDITKLSARRFQTVPSSRNPYLDVNLENGNLYVKEKIDREEICRQTVPCNLHLEVFLENPLELFRVEIEVMDINDNPPTFPETDITVEITESATPGTRFPVENAFDPDVGTNALSTYAITNNNYFYLDVQTQSDGNKFAELVLEKPLDREQQAVHRYVLTAVDGGVPQRTGTALLVVKVLDSNDNAPVFDQSVYTVSLRENSPVGTLVIQLNATDIDEGQNGEIVYSFSNHNPARVKDLFKIDARTGRIEVSGEVDYEESSTHQIYVQAKDLGANAVPAHCKVMVKLVDVNDNTPEISFSTVTESVSEQDAPGTVIALFSVTDRDSGDNGLVSCEILGDVPFKLKSSFKNYYTIVTDGILDRENADSYTITVVAKDQGLPSLATSKSIKVHVSDENDNAPRFTQPVYDVYVTENNVPGAFIHAVSAVDPDVGPNALITYSILECDIQGMSVDTYVSINQDTGYLYALRSFDYEQLKEFSFMVQAKDSGSPELSSNSTVNVIIVDQNDNAPSVIAPIGKNGTAKEHLPRTAEPGYLVTRIVAMDADDGENARLSYSILRGNEMGMFRMDWRTGELRTARRVFTKRDPQGSYDLLIEVRDHGQPPLSSSASVSVILVDSVVDGRSGDRGGSSSKSKETSLDLTLILIIALGAVSFIFLLAMIVLAVRCQKDKKLDLYTCLMAGECCLCCSPCCSRQAHGRKQKKLSKSDIMLVQSTNVTTGVGAVGQVPVEESGVSGVGMGGGFGSHHQNQNSYCYQVCLTPESAKTDLMFLKPCSPSRSTDTDHTNPCGAIVAGYSDQQPDILSNGSILSNENKHQRTELSYLVDRPRRVNSSAFQEADIVSSKDSGHGDSEQGDSDHDATNRGHAVTN
- the LOC118382219 gene encoding protocadherin-10-like isoform X1; the encoded protein is MVLLFPLLLSVLLDGAVCQLRFSLPEEQEHGTVIGNIAEDLGLDITKLSARRFQTVPSSRNPYLDVNLENGNLYVKEKIDREEICRQTVPCNLHLEVFLENPLELFRVEIEVMDINDNPPTFPETDITVEITESATPGTRFPVENAFDPDVGTNALSTYAITNNNYFYLDVQTQSDGNKFAELVLEKPLDREQQAVHRYVLTAVDGGVPQRTGTALLVVKVLDSNDNAPVFDQSVYTVSLRENSPVGTLVIQLNATDIDEGQNGEIVYSFSNHNPARVKDLFKIDARTGRIEVSGEVDYEESSTHQIYVQAKDLGANAVPAHCKVMVKLVDVNDNTPEISFSTVTESVSEQDAPGTVIALFSVTDRDSGDNGLVSCEILGDVPFKLKSSFKNYYTIVTDGILDRENADSYTITVVAKDQGLPSLATSKSIKVHVSDENDNAPRFTQPVYDVYVTENNVPGAFIHAVSAVDPDVGPNALITYSILECDIQGMSVDTYVSINQDTGYLYALRSFDYEQLKEFSFMVQAKDSGSPELSSNSTVNVIIVDQNDNAPSVIAPIGKNGTAKEHLPRTAEPGYLVTRIVAMDADDGENARLSYSILRGNEMGMFRMDWRTGELRTARRVFTKRDPQGSYDLLIEVRDHGQPPLSSSASVSVILVDSVVDGRSGDRGGSSSKSKETSLDLTLILIIALGAVSFIFLLAMIVLAVRCQKDKKLDLYTCLMAGECCLCCSPCCSRQAHGRKQKKLSKSDIMLVQSTNVTTGVGAVGQVPVEESGVSGVGMGGGFGSHHQNQNSYCYQVCLTPESAKTDLMFLKPCSPSRSTDTDHTNPCGAIVAGYSDQQPDILSNGSILSNENKHQRTELSYLVDRPRRVNSSAFQEADIVSSKDSGHGDSEQGDSDHDATNRGHAGTDLFSNCTEECKALGHSDRCWMPAFVAGDGRQGTGGDYRSNLHVPGMDSVPNTEVPATAASGHHDNDLTLTSDLTTSDRSFSTFGKDGGGCTTLPRSMHHLHHHHHHLHQSHQLHVQHNSPARATATTTTDTRLERKDYESLRGTLPLPYKPTFCEYEYQTTSLEPYDFGLVHYPY
- the LOC118382219 gene encoding protocadherin-10-like isoform X4, which codes for MVLLFPLLLSVLLDGAVCQLRFSLPEEQEHGTVIGNIAEDLGLDITKLSARRFQTVPSSRNPYLDVNLENGNLYVKEKIDREEICRQTVPCNLHLEVFLENPLELFRVEIEVMDINDNPPTFPETDITVEITESATPGTRFPVENAFDPDVGTNALSTYAITNNNYFYLDVQTQSDGNKFAELVLEKPLDREQQAVHRYVLTAVDGGVPQRTGTALLVVKVLDSNDNAPVFDQSVYTVSLRENSPVGTLVIQLNATDIDEGQNGEIVYSFSNHNPARVKDLFKIDARTGRIEVSGEVDYEESSTHQIYVQAKDLGANAVPAHCKVMVKLVDVNDNTPEISFSTVTESVSEQDAPGTVIALFSVTDRDSGDNGLVSCEILGDVPFKLKSSFKNYYTIVTDGILDRENADSYTITVVAKDQGLPSLATSKSIKVHVSDENDNAPRFTQPVYDVYVTENNVPGAFIHAVSAVDPDVGPNALITYSILECDIQGMSVDTYVSINQDTGYLYALRSFDYEQLKEFSFMVQAKDSGSPELSSNSTVNVIIVDQNDNAPSVIAPIGKNGTAKEHLPRTAEPGYLVTRIVAMDADDGENARLSYSILRGNEMGMFRMDWRTGELRTARRVFTKRDPQGSYDLLIEVRDHGQPPLSSSASVSVILVDSVVDGRSGDRGGSSSKSKETSLDLTLILIIALGAVSFIFLLAMIVLAVRCQKDKKLDLYTCLMAGECCLCCSPCCSRQAHGRKQKKLSKSDIMLVQSTNVTTGVGAVGQVPVEESGVSGVGMGGGFGSHHQNQNSYCYQVCLTPESAKTDLMFLKPCSPSRSTDTDHTNPCGAIVAGYSDQQPDILSNGSILSNENKHQRTELSYLVDRPRRVNSSAFQEADIVSSKDSGHGDSEQGDSDHDATNRGHAGTDLFSNCTEECKALGHSDRCWMPAFVAGDGRQGTGGDYRSNLHVPGMDSVPNTEVPATAASGHHDNDLTLTSDLTTSDRSFSTFGKDGGGCTTLPRPQKDLLARSEWTYQRQREFAQ